The following coding sequences lie in one Pseudarthrobacter phenanthrenivorans Sphe3 genomic window:
- a CDS encoding HelD family protein, with amino-acid sequence MHDADLAHERDYVAGLYARLEELREEKRKQLAQVRRAGAVGTMQNVSERDAFAALYEDRLAQLDAVDDRLVFGRLDLDSGEAQYIGRIGLTTEDLQRLMVDWRAPEAGHFYQATAFDRQGVRRRRHLILQGREVKAIEDDVLDPEMLADNESLQGEGALLAALNSKRTGRMSDIVSTIQSEQDRIIRSSISGALVVQGGPGTGKTAVALHRAAYLLYTHRDRLKTAGVLLVGPSSSFMKYIERVLPSLGETGVVMASLGRLMPGIHAVPEPDPAVAVIKGRLDMAAVVANAVANRQRMPAEDRILEVDGRKLVLTQRQVRRARERARSTGKPHNEARVTFVKILLRELTEQMTELVEAGNIGNNADRSYLAEDVRTARDVRIALNLCWMPMTPEKLISELFSKPAILDACTPNLTPAERALLLRPADAPWTESDVPLLDEAAELLGDLDAAAGRGLAQQEHDRARDLANAKQTLVNMQAAGVDPLMSAEDLAEQNQEQEARLTAAERATSDRTWAFGHIVVDEAQELSPMQWRLLVRRCPLKSFTIVGDIAQTSSVAGANSWQGALAPMFGDRWQLEELTVNYRTPSQIAEAAVRMANAAGLVVSAPKAVREGRWSPVIDEVAAGQVVSRLVEVLPEELDALDGGLLAVIADGHFLPEATAALRAAYGRRVGTGAGSYEQDIVVMSPREAKGLEFDGVVVLEPSMMLNHEHGKVGDLYVAMTRATQRLRLIASEPVPAGIKR; translated from the coding sequence CTGTATGCCCGGCTGGAGGAGCTTCGCGAGGAGAAGCGCAAGCAGCTCGCCCAGGTCCGCCGGGCCGGAGCGGTGGGCACCATGCAGAACGTTTCCGAACGTGACGCGTTCGCCGCGCTCTATGAGGACCGCCTTGCCCAGCTCGATGCCGTTGACGACCGGCTGGTTTTCGGCCGCCTGGACCTGGACTCCGGGGAAGCCCAGTACATCGGGCGCATTGGACTCACCACCGAGGACCTGCAGCGGCTCATGGTGGACTGGCGTGCCCCCGAGGCCGGCCACTTCTACCAGGCCACGGCCTTTGACCGGCAGGGCGTCCGCCGCCGCCGGCACCTGATCCTGCAGGGCCGCGAAGTCAAAGCCATCGAGGATGACGTGCTCGATCCGGAGATGCTGGCGGACAACGAGTCGCTGCAGGGCGAGGGTGCCCTGCTCGCGGCCCTGAACTCCAAGCGCACCGGCCGGATGTCGGACATCGTCAGCACCATCCAGTCCGAGCAGGACCGCATCATCCGCTCGTCCATCTCCGGTGCCCTCGTGGTGCAGGGCGGCCCAGGCACGGGCAAGACCGCGGTTGCCCTGCACCGTGCCGCCTACCTGCTCTACACCCACCGCGACCGCCTCAAGACCGCCGGCGTGCTGCTGGTGGGCCCGTCGTCGTCGTTCATGAAGTACATCGAACGGGTGCTGCCCTCCCTGGGCGAGACCGGCGTGGTGATGGCAAGCCTGGGCCGGCTGATGCCGGGCATCCACGCTGTGCCCGAACCGGACCCGGCCGTGGCTGTCATCAAGGGGCGGCTGGACATGGCCGCCGTCGTGGCCAACGCAGTGGCCAACCGGCAGCGGATGCCTGCCGAAGACCGGATCCTGGAAGTTGACGGACGCAAGCTCGTCCTGACGCAGCGCCAGGTCCGCCGGGCGCGGGAGCGCGCACGGTCCACCGGCAAGCCCCACAACGAGGCACGCGTGACCTTCGTCAAGATCCTGCTCCGGGAGCTGACGGAGCAGATGACGGAGCTGGTGGAGGCAGGAAATATCGGCAACAACGCCGACCGCTCCTACCTGGCCGAGGATGTGCGTACTGCCCGGGACGTGCGGATTGCGCTGAACCTGTGCTGGATGCCCATGACGCCGGAGAAACTGATCTCCGAACTCTTCAGCAAGCCCGCGATCCTCGACGCCTGCACCCCCAACCTGACCCCGGCCGAACGCGCGCTGCTGCTGCGGCCCGCGGACGCACCCTGGACCGAATCCGACGTTCCGCTGCTGGATGAAGCCGCCGAGCTGCTCGGGGACCTCGACGCCGCTGCCGGGCGGGGACTCGCCCAGCAGGAACACGACCGCGCCCGGGACCTTGCCAACGCCAAGCAGACACTCGTCAACATGCAGGCCGCCGGCGTCGATCCGCTGATGTCCGCCGAGGACCTGGCCGAACAGAACCAGGAACAGGAAGCACGGCTGACCGCTGCGGAGCGTGCCACCAGCGACCGCACCTGGGCGTTCGGGCACATCGTGGTAGACGAGGCACAGGAGCTTTCGCCGATGCAGTGGCGGCTGCTGGTCCGCCGCTGCCCCCTGAAATCCTTCACCATCGTGGGCGATATTGCCCAGACCAGTTCCGTGGCCGGCGCCAACTCATGGCAGGGCGCGCTTGCGCCGATGTTCGGGGACCGCTGGCAGCTCGAGGAGCTCACGGTGAACTACCGCACCCCGTCCCAGATCGCCGAGGCCGCCGTTCGAATGGCCAACGCCGCCGGGCTCGTGGTTTCTGCTCCCAAGGCCGTTCGTGAAGGGCGCTGGTCCCCGGTGATTGATGAAGTGGCCGCCGGCCAGGTGGTCAGCCGCCTGGTTGAGGTCCTGCCGGAGGAACTGGACGCGCTCGACGGCGGACTGCTCGCTGTGATCGCGGATGGCCACTTCCTGCCGGAGGCCACCGCTGCCCTGCGCGCCGCTTACGGGCGCCGGGTTGGCACAGGCGCGGGCAGCTATGAGCAGGACATCGTGGTCATGAGTCCCCGGGAAGCCAAGGGCCTGGAGTTCGACGGCGTGGTGGTGCTGGAGCCGTCCATGATGCTGAACCACGAACACGGCAAGGTGGGGGACCTCTACGTGGCAATGACCCGCGCAACCCAGCGGCTGCGGCTCATCGCCTCGGAACCCGTACCGGCCGGAATCAAGCGCTGA
- the tyrS gene encoding tyrosine--tRNA ligase: protein MPELNSSLETQQNDPTFANIWQELKWRGLVHVSTDEAELEKLLAGGPVTYYCGFDPTAPSLHLGNLVQLLVMRRLQLAGHKPLGLVGGSTGMIGDPRPTAERTLNTKDTVAEWVGYLQAQVRRFLSFEGDNAARMVNNLDWTAPLSAIDFLRDVGKHFRVGTMLRKDAVASRLNSDEGISYTEFSYQILQGMDYLQLYRDYGCMLQTGGSDQWGNLTSGTELIRKVEGKSVHALGTPLITNADGTKFGKSEGNAIWLDAGMCSPYAFYQFWLNTADADVVNRLKVFTFLTRAEIDELAAAVAERPFAREGQRKLAYEVTSLVHGVEATEKVIAASAALFGNGDLTALDKTTLQAATSELPSATVQVDEMGIVDLLVASGLSESKSAARRTVGEGGAYVNNEKVSDPEAVISESELLHGQYLLLRRGKKNLATVEVLVP, encoded by the coding sequence GTGCCAGAACTCAACAGCAGCCTCGAAACGCAGCAGAACGACCCCACTTTTGCCAACATTTGGCAGGAACTGAAGTGGCGTGGCCTGGTCCACGTCTCCACCGATGAAGCAGAGCTTGAAAAGCTGCTTGCCGGCGGACCGGTCACGTACTATTGCGGCTTCGACCCCACTGCGCCAAGCCTGCACCTGGGCAACCTGGTCCAGCTGCTCGTGATGCGCCGGCTGCAGCTGGCCGGCCACAAGCCGCTGGGGCTCGTTGGCGGTTCCACCGGCATGATCGGGGACCCTCGTCCCACCGCTGAGCGGACCTTGAACACCAAGGACACAGTGGCGGAATGGGTGGGATACCTGCAGGCCCAGGTGCGTCGCTTCCTCAGCTTCGAGGGAGACAACGCCGCGCGCATGGTCAACAACCTCGACTGGACGGCTCCGCTGAGCGCCATCGACTTCCTGCGCGACGTTGGCAAGCACTTCCGCGTGGGCACCATGCTGCGCAAGGACGCAGTGGCCTCCAGGCTGAATTCCGACGAGGGGATCAGCTATACCGAGTTCAGCTACCAGATCCTTCAGGGCATGGACTACCTGCAGCTGTACCGTGACTACGGCTGCATGCTGCAGACCGGCGGCTCCGACCAGTGGGGCAACCTCACCAGCGGAACCGAACTGATCCGCAAGGTGGAGGGCAAGAGCGTCCACGCCCTCGGAACCCCGCTCATCACCAACGCTGACGGCACCAAGTTCGGCAAGAGTGAAGGCAACGCCATCTGGCTCGACGCCGGCATGTGCAGCCCCTACGCCTTCTACCAGTTCTGGCTGAACACGGCGGATGCCGATGTTGTAAACCGCTTGAAGGTCTTCACTTTCCTGACGCGGGCCGAAATCGACGAGCTTGCTGCTGCTGTGGCGGAGCGCCCGTTCGCCCGGGAAGGCCAGCGGAAACTCGCCTACGAAGTGACGTCCCTTGTGCACGGAGTCGAAGCCACCGAAAAGGTCATCGCCGCATCTGCTGCGCTCTTTGGGAACGGAGACCTGACCGCCCTGGATAAGACCACACTCCAGGCAGCCACCTCCGAGCTTCCCTCCGCCACCGTGCAGGTGGACGAAATGGGGATTGTGGACCTGCTGGTTGCTTCCGGGCTGTCCGAAAGCAAATCCGCAGCGCGCCGGACCGTGGGCGAGGGCGGTGCCTACGTCAACAACGAAAAGGTGTCCGACCCCGAGGCTGTTATCTCGGAATCCGAGTTGCTGCACGGCCAGTACCTGTTGCTGCGCCGCGGGAAGAAGAACCTTGCCACCGTGGAAGTGCTGGTCCCGTAG